The Gehongia tenuis sequence CGGCGGCGGACGGGCTAAGACAAAGAAAAAACGCGGAAACCCGCGCTTATTCGCTCTTAGGGCCTTATTCAGCCTTCTGGTAGAAATGAACCTCCCCTGGGCCCTCCCGGAATTCGGCAAGTTTCGGCACGATGGTGGTGAAGTGAGGGGAGGCGTTGTGGGCGTCGATGGCGGCCTGGTCCTTCCAGAACTCGATCATGGTGAGGGTGGAAGGATCGTTCAGGTCCTCGTAGAGATCATAGGTGAGACAGCCGGGCTCGGCCTGGCTTTTTTCGATGAGCTCCCGGGCGGCGGCGATGTAGGCGGCCTTGCACCCGGGCTTCACCACGGATTTGGCGACAATGATGATCAATGGAATCCCTCCTTGCGTTGTTGGCCGTTGGCCTTTCCTCCATTATACGGCGGGAGGGATGGGGCCCGCAAGGTTTAATTCGTGGGCGGGGAGTGGAGCGGGCGCGGAGGCGGGCAAATCCATCAGCGGGAGCGCGGACTCCGGCGGGCGGCCCGGAAGCGGGCGAAATCATAGGCCTCCTTCAGCCAGCCGGCCAGCTCCCCGTCCGCACCCTCCGGCCCCTCCAGGGTCACGTGATGGGTGAAGCGGCCGGGATAGGGCTGAACGGAGGGAGCCCGGGGACTGTCAAGGGGCGCGGGCAGCCCGAAGCTCACAAAGAGCCCTTTGCCCGACGGCGCCGGAGAGAGCCAGGCGAACTGCACCCCCGCGGCAAAAGCGAGCTGGGTCTTCGTCTCACGCTCCGTTACGCCGGGCAGCGCCAGAAGGGGCCGCACCGCCGCCATGATCTCCCGCTGCCTTTTGGTAAAGCCGGCCATTCCATCCTCCGTTCCGGGCCGAGAGGCCCCATTTGAATTTGGCTCCAGCATAGCATCTTTGGCGGGGCCTTTCAAGCGGAGAAAGAAAATAAAATTCCGGTTGACAGATGGGGGCGGTTCGTGTAAGATCATCTTAATTTCAGATTGCACGAGCCAAAAATGCGAGGATAGAGACCCATCAGGCGCACATGTCCGTAGAGAGCCGGCGGCGGGTGAAAGCCGGTGACATGGCCGAAATGGAATCGCTCTTGAGCAGCCGCGCTGAACCAAGTAGGAGCGGTCGGAGGCGCACCGTTAACGGCGCAGGGCTTGATGGAGCCCGTGAGAGTGGACCGAAAGGTCAATTTGGGTGGTACCGCGTGGAGCTTATTGGAGCGCCTCGTCCCAGGGAGGGACGGGGTGTTTTTATTTTACCAGAAGGAGGAGAAGAAGATGACGGAACAGCTTAGGGAAATTGCCGAGAGAATACGGGGCCTTCGGGAAATTATGGAGGTGTCCGAGGCGGAGATGGCCGAGTGCTGCGAGATGACCCTGGAGGAATATCAGGCCCAGGAACGGGGCGAAAAGGATTTTTCCTTCAGCTTTATCTACAACGTGGCCAACCGTTTGGGGGTGGACGTGGTGGATATCATCAGCGGGGATTCCCCCAAGCTTTCCGGCTGCTGCGTGGTCAGGAAGGGCGAGGGCCTGGAGGTCAACCGCCGCAAGGCCTACAACTACCGCCATCTGGCCTACACCTTCCGGGGCAAGATGTGCGAGCCCTTTTTGGTGACGGTGGAGCCCAAGGCGGACGAGGGCAGGCCGGAGCTCCATGAGCACGAGGGCCAGGAGCTCAACTACGTGGTGGAGGGCTCCATGGAGTTCCACTTCGGCGAGGAGGTGTACGTCCTCAGCGAAGGGGACAGCGTGTATTTCGACTCCGGCGTGCCCCACGCCATGAGGACGCTGAACGGCAAACCCACCAAGTTTTTGGCGGTCGTGATGAAAAAGCAGAGGAGGTGCTGAAAAATGCCGCTCTACGAGAAATTTCTGGGCCGCTCCCGGGACGATTTCGCCTCCCTGGAGGACCTGAACCGAAACTATAAGGTGCATATCCACGACGATTTCAACTACGGCTTCGACGTGATCGACGTACTGGCCGAGGAGAAGCCGGACGGCCTTGCGATGATGTGGGTGGGCGCGGACGGCGAGGAGCGCCGCTTCACCTTCAGGGATATGAGCCTTCTTTCCAACAAGGCCGCCAACTTCTTCGCCGCAAAGGGCGTGAAGAAGGGCGACATGGTCATGCTGGTCCTGAAGCGGGGCTATCAGTTCTGGTACACGCTGCTTGGACTGCACAAGCTGGGCGCGGTGGCCATCCCCGCCACCCATCTGCTGACGGCCAAAGATTATGTCTACCGCTGCAACGCCGCCAGCGTGAAGATGCTGGTGGTCACCGGGGACAACGATGTGACGGAGCATGTGGATGAGGCGCTGCCAAAGTGCGAGACGGTGGAGCTTCGGGCGGTGACCAAGGGCAAGGAGGTTCCCGGCTGGATCGACTACGACGCCGAGCTTGCGGGCATGTCCGACGTGTTCCCCCGTCCGGAGGGCGAGGGGAAGACCTGGGCGAAGGACATGATGCTCATGTTCTTCACCTCCGGCACCACCGGCTATCCCAAGATGGTGTGGCACGACTACACCTATCCCCTGGGCCATCTTCTCACCGGCTGCTTCTGGCACCGGGTGGAGGAGAACGGACTGCACTTCACCATCTCGGACACCGGCTGGGGCAAGGCCCTCTGGGGCAAGATCTACGGCCAGTGGCTGGGGGAGAGCGCCGTTTTCACCTACGACTTTGAAAAGTTTTCCGCGCCGGATATCCTCGGGAAGATGGAGAAGTATCGGGTGACCACCTTCTGCGCGCCGCCCACCATGTACCGGTACATGATCAAGGAGGATCTGGCGAAGTACGATTTGAGCGCCCTCCGGCACTGCACCACCGCCGGCGAGGCTTTGAACCCCGAGGTGTACAGCCAGTGGAAGAATAAGACGGGACTTAAGATCTTCGAGGGCTTCGGCCAGACGGAAACCACCCTTTGCTGCTGGACCGCCTTCCCCTGGATGCAGCCGCGCCTCGGCTCCATGGGCCTGCCGGCGCCGGGCTGGCGGCTCACGGTGGTGGATCCGGAGGGCAGGGAATGCCCGGCGGGCGTCACCGGCGAGATCTGCGTGAGGACGGACGAGGCCGGCGGCGGCAAGCCCTTCGGCCTGTTCAGCGGCTATTTCCGGGACGATGAGCTGACGAAGAAGTCCTGGCACGACGATCTTTATCACACCGGGGACACGGCCTACAAGGACGAGCTCGGCTTTTTGTGGTACGTGGGCCGCATCGACGATGTGATCAAAAGCTCCGGCTACCGTATCGGGCCCTTCGAGGTGGAGAGCGCCCTCATGGAGCACCCCTCTGTTCTGGAGTGCGCGGTGACCGGCGTGCCCGACCCGGTGCGGGGCTTCGTGGTGAAGGCCACGGTGGTCCTGGCCCAGGGCTACGGGGGCAGCGAGGCTTTGACCAAGGAGCTGCAAAATCACGTGAAGCACTCCACCGCGCCCTACAAGTATCCGCGGATCATCGAGTACGTGGAGGAACTCCCCAAAACCATCAGCGGCAAGATCCGCCGGGTGGAGATCCGGGAGAACGATCAAAAGAAACAGTGATGTAATACAAAAGCGGCCCCGCGGGGGCCGTTTTTTGTCCCCTTTGCGGGGGGAGAGGGGGAAGAATCAGCGGGCGGACCGCCGGGGCCGGGGCATGGCCCGACCCTGGAATCGGAATCCCGCGGGAACCGACGGCGCAAAAAAAGAGCGGCAGAAATGCCGCCCTTCTTTGCTGGGCCGATTACGGACCAGTAGGCCCGGTGGGACCAGTAGGCCCGGTGGGACCAGTGGGTCCGGTGGGACCTTCAGCTCCGGCAGCACCCGCAGCGCCGGCAGGACCGGTGGGCCCGGTGGGACCTTCGGCTCCGGCAGCGCCCGCAGCGCCGGCAGGACCGGTGGGTCCGGTGGGACCTTCGGCTCCGGCAGCACCCGCAGCGCCGGCAGGACCGGTGGGCCCGGTGGGACCTTCGGTGCCCGCAGCACCCGCAGCACCGGCAGGACCGGTGGGCCCGGTGGCGCCGTAGGGCAGTACGAAGTTGAGAACCACGTTATCCGGCGTGCCGCTGATGGTGACCGAGGGCGCGGAACCGCCCGTCACCGAACCGATGGTGAAAGTGGGGGTAGCACCGGTGGGCCCGGTGGGACCAGTGGGACCGGTAGCGCCGGTGGCGCCGGTAGCACCCGTTGCGCCGGCAGGCCCAATGGGACCGGTAGCGCCGGTAGCGCCGGTAGCACCCGCAGCGCCCGCAGGCCCAATGGGACCGGTAGCGCCGGTAGCGCCGGTGGCGCCCGCAGCGCCCGCAGGCCCAATGGGACCGGTGGGTCCGGTCGCGCCGGTAGCACCCGTAGCGCCCGCAGGCCCAATGGGACCGGTAGCGCCGGTAGCGCCGGTAGCACCGGTGGCGCCGGTCGCGCCCGCTACCGACACAAGGTCAAAGCCCGCGGAGGTGTCCGGATTTCCCGACGGGTTGTCGGTGTTCGCACGGTACAGGGAACCGTTATAGAACACCAAATCCCCTGTCCGGTAGGAGGCGCCGGGCACAAAGGTCGTGGCCGTGCTGAGGCCGGGGCCCATGGCGCCGGTAGGACCGGTGGGTCCGGTGGGACCCGCGGGTCCGATGGGACCCTGGGGGCCGGTCGCGCCGGTGGCGCCGGTAGCACCCGTAGCGCCGGTAGCGCCCGTGGCGCCGGCGGCTCCGGCAGCACCGATGGGGCCCTGAGGACCTACGGGACCCTGAGGACCGGTGGGACCCTGCGGGCCTTCAACGCCCTGCAGGCCCTGCACACCCTGAGAACCGGTAGCGCCGCGAAGACCCTGGGGGCCCTGAGGACCAGTGGGTCCGGTAGCGCCCGTGGCGCCGCGAAGACCCATGGGGCCCTGGGGCCCGGTGGGACCGGTGGGACCGATGCCCGAGGGAACTGGCGGCGGGCAAGGCGGCCAGGGCGGGCAGGGAGGAACCGGCGGACAGGGAACCGGCGGGCAGGGACAGGAGGGCATCACGTTGGCGCCGCAGCCGATGGGCGCGGACGGCGTGGTCACGCCGCAGCCCACCGAAGACGTCTCAATGGGCATGATGCCGCTGCCGCAGCCCAGCACCGGATAGGTGGCGAAATCGCCGTTTGTGTAGGCTTGCGTGCGGGCGTTGGGAGTAAAGCTGCCATTTTGAAGCCGTTGGCTTCGCATATTGGATTCGTTGTTGTATCTCATGGGTATTACTCCTCATCCTAATAATGTGGAATGCTATAGCATTCTATATTATTGTATGCGGCAGCGCCCGATGGGTTCAGCCGGGATGAGGATGGGAAGGGGCTCCGGAGCGTAAAACAGGGCATAAAAAAAGCACCGAATGATCGGTGCCTTTCTTACTTCGTCCCTTTGATGTCCCTGAGCGCTGCCAGATACCCCCGCATGCGGTCCTGCATTTCCGGCGTCAGATCCCGGTAGATCTGGATCATCTCCATCTCCTCGTCGGAATAGCGCTGCTGAACCAGGGTGTCGATGGGCAGAGCCACGTCGGTACGGTCGAGCAGATAGTCGGTGCTGGTTTCAAGATAGGCGGCAATTTTCCCTAGCGTCTCCACACTGGGCATGATTTTGCCTCGCTCGTACCCGCTGATGGTCTCCTGAGCCACCTCGGCTACCAAACTGAGCTGGAATTGGGTAACCCTTTTGCTTTTGCGCAATTTCCGCATATTTTCCATGGGGTAACCTCCCTTGTGTTGATCCGAGAACAGGAAACAATGAATATACTTTTATGAATGATTGCGTTATTAGACAAACTTGTATAAAACTCCTGCTTGTTTTTGTGATTATTCAAAATTTTTTCTAGGAACGAAGGGCGGCCAGGGCCTGGATCTCCTCCCGGCTGGGCAGACTGGGAATGGCGCCGGGCTTGGTGACGGTGAGCGCGCCCGCCGCGTTGGCGCAGTCCATGAATTTTTCCAGCTGATAGGGGGAAAGTCCCTCCACTTCCCGGCGGCTTTTGCCCGCAAGATAGTGGATGAGCGTGCCGAAGAAAGCGTCCCCCGCGCCGGTGGTGTCCACGGCGTCCGCCTTGAAGGCGGGAACCTGGCCTATCCGCTCCATCAGCCGGTAGTAGGCGCCCTGCTCCCCCTGGGAAACCACGATGAGGGCGGCACCGGACATCTCCTGGATGAGGGCGGTGCCCAGCTCCGGATCGTCGGTGCCGGTGAGAAAGATCATCTCCTCCAGGGAGACCTTGATGACGTCCGCCAGGCGCAGGGCCTTGGAGAGCACCTCCACCGCCTTCGCCTCGCTTTTCCAAAGGGCGGGCCGGTAGTTGGGATCGAAGGTGATGAGGGCGCCCGCCTGCCGGGCGATGCGCACGGCAAAGGTGGTGGCGGCCCGGGCGGGGTTGTGGGTGAGGGACACCCCGCCGAAATGGAACACCCGGGTATGGGTGATGATATCCCAGTCCAGCTCCTCCGGCGAGAGGGAGCTGTCCGCGCCGGGATTGCGGTAGAAGGTGAAGGAGCGCTCGCCTTCCGCCGTGAGATGGACGAAGGCCAGCGTGGTGGGCAGTTCGCCCCGGACCAGGCCGTGGCTGTCGATGCCCTCCCCCTGCAGCACCGCGTCAAGGTAATCCCCAAAGCTGTCCTGACCCACCTTGCCGATAAAGGCGGTGCTGCTGCCCAGCCGCGCAGCCATGGCGAGAACGTTTGCCGGTGCGCCGCCGGGGTTCTGGGCCATCAGGGGTACGCCGTCCCGCTCTCCCGCGGGAGTAAAATCGATGAGAATTTCGCCGAGAGCAGCCACGTCCGTCAACGGGATCACCTCCATGTTTTGCTATTTTTATTGTAGCTCTTTGAAGGAGGGATTGCAAGGGGCGCCGGCAGGGGGTACAATGAAAAAAGACGAACTTAGGAGGTGCGGCGATGAAAAAGCTTATCCTGGTGGGCGGCACCATGGGTGCGGGGAAAAGCACCGTCTGCGAGGCCCTTCTGCCCATGCTGGCGCCGGCGGCCTACCTGGACGGCGACTGGTGCTGGCGCATGGCGCCCTTCACCGTGACCGAGGAAAACAGGAGGATGGTGCTGGCCAACATCGGGCACCTGCTGCGCTCTTATTTACATAATTCAAGCTTTGCGGCGGTGCTGTTCTGCTGGGTCATGCAGGAGGAAGAGATTTGGAACGCGGTTCTTCGGGAGGTGGAGGGCTGCGAATTTGAGTTACATAAGGTTTGCCTGACCTTGAATGAGACCGCCCTTCGGGAGCGGATCTTGAAGGATGTGGCGGCGGGGAAGCGGGAGATCGAAGTGATGGAGCGTTCGGTGCAGCGGCTGCCCCTTTACGGAAGGGTATCGGCGGCGAAGCTCAATGTATCCTTCATGGACGGGGAGGAGGCGGCCCGAACCATCGCCCGGGAGGTGCAAAAACCGTTCGGAAAATTTTTTATTGAAAACGGGTTGACAAAAAAATAGGCCCCTGTTATCATGTAGAAAACTTGATCAGGCGAACACGACGACGGGGAGTAGTAGTCGGCGGAGCTTCTTCCAGAGAGCCGCGGGTGCTGGAAAGCGGCAGAAGCAAAACGGATGAACTGGCCCCCGAGTGGCCGGCTGAAACCGGGCGAATGGGCGAATGGGCGAATGGACGAGCGGGCGAGTGAGCAAGCGGCAGGGACCCACGGCGGGCGCAAAAAGCCGACACCCATCACCGGGAGTAGGAACGGACGGAGTTTCCACCGATATCGGGAAAGCGCGTTCATGGGACGCGGCAGAGTGGATGGGCTTTGGCCCGTCAAGAGAAGTGGTACCACGGAAGCAGTTTAACAGCTTTCGTCTTCATCAAATGAGGACGAGAGCTTTTTTATTTAGAAATTTCGCGTGAGCAGGAGGTAATCGAAGTGAAAGAACTCATTTCCATCACCATGGGAAAGATGCTGGAGAGGATGGCGGACCAGTACCGGGACGACAACATGATCAATTACACCATCCGGGACTACCGCCGCACCTGGGGTGAATTCGATGAGGAAGTGAACCGCATCGCCCGGGCCTTCATGGCCATGGGCATTGAAAAGGGCGACCATGTGGCCATCTGGGCCACCAACGTGCCCCAGTGGCTGCTCACCCTCTTCGCCACCGCCAAGATCGGCGGCGTCCTTGTCACCGTCAACACGGCCTACAAGGTGTTTGAGCTGGAGTACCTCCTGCGTCAGTCGGACACCAAGATGCTGGTGATGATCGACAGCTTCAAGGACTCAAGCTATGTGGACATCGTGAACGACCTGTGCCCCGACCTCAAGGACAGCGCGCCCGGCGGGTACAATAACCCCCGGCTGCCCTTCCTGAAATCGGTGGTGTACGTGGGCGAGGGCAAAGGGGAGACCCCGGCGGGCATGATCAACTGGAACGATCTCTACGATCTTGCGGAAAAGACCCCCGTGGAAGCCTTCCGCGCCCGCACCGATTCCCTCGATCCCCAGGACGTGGTCAACATGCAGTACACCTCCGGCACCACCGGCTTCCCCAAGGGCGTCATGCTCACCCACTACAACGTGGTCAACAACGGCATGTGCATCGGCGAGTGCATGAAGTTCACCCATGACGACAAGCTGTGCATCACCGTGCCCTTTTTCCACTGCTTCGGGCTGGTGCTGGCCACCATGGCCTGCCTCACCCACGGCACCGCCATGGTGCCCATCGACTACTTCCGGCCC is a genomic window containing:
- a CDS encoding putative quinol monooxygenase, giving the protein MIIIVAKSVVKPGCKAAYIAAARELIEKSQAEPGCLTYDLYEDLNDPSTLTMIEFWKDQAAIDAHNASPHFTTIVPKLAEFREGPGEVHFYQKAE
- a CDS encoding DUF5655 domain-containing protein — encoded protein: MAGFTKRQREIMAAVRPLLALPGVTERETKTQLAFAAGVQFAWLSPAPSGKGLFVSFGLPAPLDSPRAPSVQPYPGRFTHHVTLEGPEGADGELAGWLKEAYDFARFRAARRSPRSR
- a CDS encoding helix-turn-helix domain-containing protein; this translates as MFLFYQKEEKKMTEQLREIAERIRGLREIMEVSEAEMAECCEMTLEEYQAQERGEKDFSFSFIYNVANRLGVDVVDIISGDSPKLSGCCVVRKGEGLEVNRRKAYNYRHLAYTFRGKMCEPFLVTVEPKADEGRPELHEHEGQELNYVVEGSMEFHFGEEVYVLSEGDSVYFDSGVPHAMRTLNGKPTKFLAVVMKKQRRC
- a CDS encoding AMP-binding protein, producing MPLYEKFLGRSRDDFASLEDLNRNYKVHIHDDFNYGFDVIDVLAEEKPDGLAMMWVGADGEERRFTFRDMSLLSNKAANFFAAKGVKKGDMVMLVLKRGYQFWYTLLGLHKLGAVAIPATHLLTAKDYVYRCNAASVKMLVVTGDNDVTEHVDEALPKCETVELRAVTKGKEVPGWIDYDAELAGMSDVFPRPEGEGKTWAKDMMLMFFTSGTTGYPKMVWHDYTYPLGHLLTGCFWHRVEENGLHFTISDTGWGKALWGKIYGQWLGESAVFTYDFEKFSAPDILGKMEKYRVTTFCAPPTMYRYMIKEDLAKYDLSALRHCTTAGEALNPEVYSQWKNKTGLKIFEGFGQTETTLCCWTAFPWMQPRLGSMGLPAPGWRLTVVDPEGRECPAGVTGEICVRTDEAGGGKPFGLFSGYFRDDELTKKSWHDDLYHTGDTAYKDELGFLWYVGRIDDVIKSSGYRIGPFEVESALMEHPSVLECAVTGVPDPVRGFVVKATVVLAQGYGGSEALTKELQNHVKHSTAPYKYPRIIEYVEELPKTISGKIRRVEIRENDQKKQ
- a CDS encoding helix-turn-helix domain-containing protein; amino-acid sequence: MENMRKLRKSKRVTQFQLSLVAEVAQETISGYERGKIMPSVETLGKIAAYLETSTDYLLDRTDVALPIDTLVQQRYSDEEMEMIQIYRDLTPEMQDRMRGYLAALRDIKGTK
- a CDS encoding carbohydrate kinase family protein, which codes for MAALGEILIDFTPAGERDGVPLMAQNPGGAPANVLAMAARLGSSTAFIGKVGQDSFGDYLDAVLQGEGIDSHGLVRGELPTTLAFVHLTAEGERSFTFYRNPGADSSLSPEELDWDIITHTRVFHFGGVSLTHNPARAATTFAVRIARQAGALITFDPNYRPALWKSEAKAVEVLSKALRLADVIKVSLEEMIFLTGTDDPELGTALIQEMSGAALIVVSQGEQGAYYRLMERIGQVPAFKADAVDTTGAGDAFFGTLIHYLAGKSRREVEGLSPYQLEKFMDCANAAGALTVTKPGAIPSLPSREEIQALAALRS
- a CDS encoding AAA family ATPase, whose amino-acid sequence is MKKLILVGGTMGAGKSTVCEALLPMLAPAAYLDGDWCWRMAPFTVTEENRRMVLANIGHLLRSYLHNSSFAAVLFCWVMQEEEIWNAVLREVEGCEFELHKVCLTLNETALRERILKDVAAGKREIEVMERSVQRLPLYGRVSAAKLNVSFMDGEEAARTIAREVQKPFGKFFIENGLTKK